The Acinetobacter defluvii genome includes a region encoding these proteins:
- a CDS encoding DUF4112 domain-containing protein — protein sequence MSTQKKLTTQEVIRLERDLAKFANMMDSVVRIPFTKQGVGADAALSTIPVAGDVAGFILTCYAIYKAKQLGVPQSKLNGVLKLAMMDAVVGFIPVLGTLFDIFIRPSRKALDLVHEHIQTEYQIKTEDHVIHPFLHERLEQKQQHSAFWRNPVVAWLWIHIPDLLGIVVFILIGLAMWFGLSWLWEVYQTWSQH from the coding sequence ATGAGTACACAAAAAAAATTAACCACTCAAGAAGTCATTCGACTGGAACGTGATTTGGCGAAATTTGCCAATATGATGGACTCAGTTGTGCGTATTCCTTTTACCAAGCAAGGCGTGGGGGCGGATGCTGCACTGAGTACCATTCCTGTCGCAGGGGATGTGGCTGGTTTTATTTTGACTTGTTATGCTATCTACAAAGCCAAACAATTGGGCGTGCCTCAGTCCAAGCTGAATGGCGTTCTGAAACTTGCAATGATGGATGCTGTGGTTGGGTTTATTCCTGTACTTGGGACTTTATTTGATATTTTTATTCGTCCAAGCCGAAAAGCATTAGATCTAGTCCATGAACATATCCAAACAGAATATCAAATCAAAACAGAAGATCATGTGATTCATCCATTTTTACATGAACGCTTAGAGCAAAAACAACAACACTCTGCATTTTGGCGTAACCCAGTGGTTGCTTGGCTATGGATTCATATTCCAGATTTACTTGGTATAGTAGTTTTCATTTTAATCGGTCTGGCGATGTGGTTTGGACTGAGTTGGTTATGGGAGGTATATCAAACATGGTCTCAGCATTAA
- the htpX gene encoding protease HtpX — protein MMRIGLFLLTNLAVLVVAGILLSVLGVGSYHGAGGLNLGNLLVICFVFGMVGSLISLFMSKWMALKTTGTELIDPNAPRNQAEAWLIQEVAQLAQRSGIKMPDVGIFPSYQSNAFATGWNKNDALVSVSTGLLERMNKDELRAVLAHEIGHVANGDMVTLSLIQGVVNAFVMFFARVVGDFIDRNVFGREDGEAPGMAYFIISIVLDIVFGILASAIVMWFSRYREYRADEAGARLAGKEAMISALLRLQAESEMPDQMPKEMKAFAIAEGKEQGFSLAALFQTHPSIEQRVAALRQLNVP, from the coding sequence ATGATGCGGATTGGTTTGTTCTTGCTTACCAACCTCGCAGTACTGGTTGTAGCTGGCATTCTCCTATCGGTTTTAGGTGTTGGTAGTTACCACGGCGCTGGCGGTCTAAACTTAGGCAACCTATTAGTCATCTGTTTTGTTTTTGGTATGGTGGGCTCTCTCATCTCACTGTTTATGTCTAAATGGATGGCATTAAAAACAACAGGTACTGAATTAATTGATCCCAATGCACCTCGTAACCAAGCCGAAGCATGGTTAATTCAAGAGGTTGCTCAACTTGCTCAACGTTCTGGAATTAAAATGCCAGATGTCGGGATCTTCCCTTCTTATCAATCCAATGCCTTTGCAACAGGTTGGAATAAAAACGATGCGCTCGTTTCAGTGTCCACGGGCTTGCTTGAGCGTATGAATAAAGATGAGCTACGCGCTGTACTTGCCCATGAGATTGGCCACGTTGCTAATGGTGACATGGTGACATTATCCTTGATTCAAGGTGTTGTGAACGCTTTCGTGATGTTCTTTGCTCGTGTGGTAGGTGATTTTATTGACCGTAATGTCTTTGGCCGTGAAGATGGCGAAGCACCCGGTATGGCTTACTTCATTATTTCTATTGTGCTTGATATTGTGTTTGGTATCTTAGCCTCAGCGATTGTGATGTGGTTTTCTCGTTATCGTGAATATCGCGCTGACGAAGCGGGTGCACGTTTAGCAGGTAAGGAAGCCATGATTTCTGCATTGTTACGCTTACAAGCAGAATCGGAAATGCCTGATCAAATGCCAAAAGAAATGAAAGCATTTGCGATTGCGGAAGGGAAAGAACAAGGTTTTAGTTTGGCTGCACTGTTCCAAACTCACCCAAGCATTGAGCAACGTGTTGCTGCTTTACGTCAACTCAACGTACCTTAA